Proteins found in one Thermogemmata fonticola genomic segment:
- a CDS encoding tRNA (cytidine(34)-2'-O)-methyltransferase: protein MLHVALYEPEIPPNTGNIARLCAATGSRLHLIGRLGFRLHDRALKRAGLDYWPAVDWVHHLHFADFEAAWRHTASPSSWRPPRLWVVETPAPRLYTQAEFADGDCLLFGNESQGLPASLRQRFADSLIGIPMPSGRVRSLNLATAVAIVLYDALRRIHRW, encoded by the coding sequence ATGCTCCACGTAGCCCTATATGAACCGGAGATTCCGCCGAATACCGGCAACATCGCTCGCCTCTGTGCCGCCACGGGCAGCCGCCTCCATTTGATCGGCCGGCTCGGCTTCCGCTTGCACGACCGAGCATTGAAGCGCGCCGGACTGGATTACTGGCCGGCTGTGGATTGGGTGCACCATTTGCATTTTGCCGACTTCGAGGCCGCCTGGCGCCATACGGCTTCCCCTTCTTCCTGGCGTCCGCCCCGCCTTTGGGTCGTGGAAACTCCCGCTCCGCGACTCTACACCCAGGCCGAATTTGCCGACGGCGATTGCCTGCTCTTCGGGAATGAATCCCAAGGACTGCCGGCGTCCTTGCGACAACGCTTCGCCGACTCTCTCATCGGGATTCCCATGCCCTCCGGCCGGGTCCGCAGTTTGAATCTGGCCACCGCCGTCGCCATCGTCTTGTATGACGCCCTTCGCCGCATCCACCGCTGGTAG